One stretch of Oceanipulchritudo coccoides DNA includes these proteins:
- a CDS encoding O-acetylhomoserine aminocarboxypropyltransferase/cysteine synthase family protein, which translates to MSQQNYQMGTLAVHAGQTPDPATGSRAVPIYQTTSYTFRDTEHAANLFALKELGNIYTRIMNPTTDVLEKRVAALEGGTAGLAHSSGSAAVTNAILNVAGAGDHIVSVAQLYGGTYNLFHYTLPKLGIEVSFVDGENPEAFKAAIRPNTKALYGETQGNPRLNPFPIEEVAAIGQAEGIPVILDNTALSPAVCRPFDFGANVVVHSLTKFIGGHGTSIGGIVVDGGNFDWGSGRFPGFTEPDDSYHGLVHWDAFKAFEPAGGANIAFAMKMRLQLLRDTGNCAAPFNSFLHLQGLETLHLRMERHCSNALAVAEFLAAHDKVSWVNYPGLPDSPHHAMAKKYYHGGFGALVGFGVKGGLENGRKVIEGLNLFSHLANIGDAKSLAIHPASTTHGQLSAEEQASSGVTPDFIRLSIGIEDKIDLIADLDSALSVV; encoded by the coding sequence ATGAGTCAGCAAAACTACCAGATGGGCACCCTTGCCGTTCACGCCGGACAAACACCGGATCCTGCCACCGGAAGCCGCGCCGTCCCCATTTATCAGACCACCAGCTACACTTTCCGTGACACTGAGCACGCCGCCAACCTCTTCGCCTTGAAGGAGCTCGGCAACATCTACACCCGGATCATGAATCCGACCACGGATGTGCTGGAGAAGCGGGTTGCCGCCCTTGAGGGAGGGACCGCCGGCCTCGCCCATTCCAGCGGCAGCGCGGCCGTGACCAATGCCATCCTGAATGTCGCGGGGGCAGGCGACCACATTGTTTCGGTCGCCCAGCTCTATGGGGGCACCTACAACTTGTTTCATTACACCCTACCAAAACTCGGCATTGAGGTCAGTTTTGTGGATGGGGAAAACCCGGAGGCTTTCAAGGCGGCGATCCGCCCGAACACAAAGGCCCTCTACGGCGAAACCCAGGGAAATCCGCGCCTGAATCCGTTTCCGATCGAGGAAGTAGCGGCCATTGGACAGGCCGAAGGGATTCCAGTGATTCTGGACAATACTGCCCTCTCTCCGGCCGTCTGCAGGCCTTTTGATTTTGGGGCCAACGTGGTGGTTCACAGCCTGACAAAATTTATCGGAGGCCATGGCACCAGTATTGGAGGTATTGTTGTGGATGGTGGGAATTTTGACTGGGGAAGCGGACGCTTCCCGGGATTCACCGAGCCTGATGACAGCTACCATGGACTTGTTCACTGGGATGCTTTCAAGGCCTTTGAGCCTGCTGGCGGGGCCAATATCGCCTTCGCCATGAAAATGCGGCTGCAACTGCTTCGCGATACAGGCAACTGTGCCGCCCCATTCAATTCATTTCTCCATCTGCAAGGCCTTGAAACCCTCCATTTGCGCATGGAGCGGCACTGTTCCAACGCGTTGGCCGTCGCGGAATTCCTGGCCGCCCACGACAAAGTTTCCTGGGTCAATTACCCGGGCCTCCCCGACAGTCCTCACCATGCCATGGCAAAAAAGTATTATCATGGAGGTTTTGGGGCACTCGTTGGATTCGGAGTCAAAGGTGGCCTCGAAAATGGGCGTAAGGTCATTGAAGGGCTCAATCTTTTCAGTCACCTCGCAAATATCGGCGACGCGAAAAGTCTGGCCATTCATCCAGCCAGCACGACACACGGACAAT
- the ribB gene encoding 3,4-dihydroxy-2-butanone-4-phosphate synthase, whose product MPEDTFDSVEAAIDDIAAGKLVIVVDDEDRENEGDLIMAAAKATPETVNMMIRHGRGLICVPTIEHQLKRLGLNPMVANNRESHRTDFTVSVDAAEGVTTGISAADRCEAIQIIANPDSTADQLVQPGHVFPLRARPGGVLQRAGHTEAAVDLAVLAGLPPAGVLCEILNEDGTMARLKELIEYRKTFGLKLISIKQLIEYRHSREKLIDRILSQPFQNAYGDWTLHLFRSLTDHRIHFALTMGELGEGPTLVRVQSENILSDVFSGNLEGSERAVDLALRQIAKAGRGAFVYMTHSCAGLNIPQGSGGDPDSCALEPVSMDFRGYGLGAQILYTLGLREIRLLSSSQRKHVALDGYGLHIDSFEPLDGETV is encoded by the coding sequence ATGCCCGAAGACACATTTGATTCAGTAGAAGCAGCCATTGACGATATTGCTGCAGGAAAATTGGTCATCGTTGTTGATGACGAAGACCGGGAAAACGAGGGTGACCTCATTATGGCTGCCGCCAAGGCAACCCCGGAAACGGTCAACATGATGATCCGGCACGGCCGGGGCCTGATTTGTGTCCCGACGATTGAGCACCAGCTGAAGCGCCTCGGGCTCAACCCCATGGTCGCCAACAACCGGGAAAGCCATCGCACGGATTTCACCGTGTCTGTGGATGCTGCCGAAGGAGTGACCACCGGCATCAGCGCGGCGGACCGCTGTGAGGCCATTCAAATCATCGCCAACCCGGACTCCACCGCAGATCAGCTGGTGCAACCCGGACACGTCTTTCCCTTGCGCGCCCGCCCCGGAGGTGTTCTCCAGAGGGCTGGACATACCGAAGCCGCGGTAGACCTCGCCGTCCTCGCCGGCTTGCCGCCCGCAGGCGTTCTCTGCGAAATCCTGAATGAGGACGGGACAATGGCCCGCCTGAAGGAGCTGATCGAATACCGAAAGACTTTTGGGCTCAAATTAATCTCCATCAAGCAACTGATCGAATACCGGCACAGCCGGGAGAAGCTCATCGACCGGATTCTTTCCCAGCCATTCCAGAATGCCTACGGAGACTGGACCCTTCATCTCTTCCGTTCGCTGACCGATCATCGCATTCATTTTGCCCTGACGATGGGCGAACTGGGCGAGGGACCCACCCTCGTGCGTGTTCAATCTGAAAATATCCTCAGCGATGTCTTTTCGGGTAATTTGGAAGGATCTGAACGCGCAGTCGACCTCGCCTTGCGACAGATTGCCAAGGCTGGCAGAGGAGCCTTCGTCTATATGACCCATTCCTGCGCGGGCTTGAACATTCCCCAAGGCAGCGGTGGAGATCCCGATTCCTGCGCCCTTGAGCCGGTTAGCATGGACTTCCGGGGATACGGACTTGGAGCCCAGATCCTTTATACACTGGGGTTGCGGGAAATCCGGCTTCTTTCCTCCTCCCAGAGAAAACATGTCGCCCTGGACGGGTACGGGCTGCATATCGATTCCTTCGAGCCTCTGGACGGAGAAACCGTTTGA
- a CDS encoding DinB family protein yields MNSLVSANLSCLQQGLVFLESLPETLYARPCEDLFGSSIGSHMRHNLDHYAAFVAGLGSSMIDYDNREREELLETDPSTAISLMNRLMVILEQLGETDLDRPMQICMDDGRDSTRSATSLRRELQFLLSHSIHHYALMVAIARGFGIRRFPENFGIAPSTIHYHADKGA; encoded by the coding sequence ATGAACAGCCTCGTATCTGCCAATTTATCCTGCCTGCAACAAGGTCTTGTCTTTCTCGAGTCTCTGCCGGAAACACTCTACGCGCGCCCTTGCGAGGACTTGTTTGGCAGCTCGATCGGAAGTCACATGCGGCACAATCTGGACCACTATGCCGCCTTTGTTGCTGGGCTGGGCAGCAGCATGATCGATTATGACAATCGCGAACGCGAGGAATTGCTGGAGACGGATCCTTCCACGGCGATTTCCCTCATGAACCGGTTGATGGTGATTCTCGAACAGTTGGGAGAAACGGATCTCGATCGACCGATGCAGATTTGCATGGACGACGGCCGCGATTCAACACGGAGCGCCACCTCGCTGCGCAGGGAGCTACAATTTCTCCTGAGCCACTCAATCCACCACTATGCCCTCATGGTTGCCATAGCGAGAGGCTTTGGGATCCGCCGTTTTCCCGAGAATTTCGGGATTGCTCCTTCAACAATCCACTATCACGCCGACAAGGGAGCCTGA
- a CDS encoding NRDE family protein, protein MCTMAWGEDSGKLWVCFNRDEQRSRPEAEAFALHEGPNGPVAYARDPQGGGTWFAVSSRGFVVALLNAYLTDEDNDAGGVQSRGLIVKELVLCDSFTKAIERFSRLDLSPYSPFHLFLMGPSSRYGFTWDGKHLTPDSSPATFWTTSSRDPDTVINWRKQWWKGQSRHPMKSAVVAERLRMGNRENPGFGATMDREDARTVSQIHVEVEEDSFTALYRGREPDGVGFKEPIRICYPA, encoded by the coding sequence ATGTGCACGATGGCTTGGGGTGAGGATTCGGGGAAGCTGTGGGTTTGTTTCAATCGGGATGAACAGCGAAGCCGGCCTGAAGCAGAAGCGTTCGCCCTGCATGAGGGACCTAATGGCCCGGTTGCCTATGCCAGGGATCCCCAAGGTGGAGGAACCTGGTTTGCCGTGTCTTCGAGGGGATTTGTTGTCGCGCTCCTGAATGCTTACCTGACGGATGAAGATAATGATGCCGGGGGTGTCCAAAGCCGCGGGCTCATCGTCAAGGAGCTGGTGTTGTGTGACTCATTCACAAAAGCCATCGAAAGGTTTTCAAGACTGGATCTGTCGCCCTATTCCCCGTTTCATTTGTTTCTCATGGGGCCTTCCTCGAGGTATGGATTCACATGGGATGGAAAACATCTTACCCCGGACAGCAGTCCCGCTACCTTCTGGACAACTTCTTCCCGTGATCCGGATACTGTGATCAATTGGCGAAAACAGTGGTGGAAAGGGCAGTCCAGACATCCAATGAAAAGTGCTGTAGTGGCAGAAAGGCTACGAATGGGAAATAGAGAAAATCCCGGCTTTGGAGCGACAATGGACCGCGAGGATGCACGGACGGTGAGCCAGATCCATGTTGAGGTGGAGGAAGATTCGTTCACGGCGCTTTACAGGGGGCGTGAACCGGATGGGGTCGGGTTTAAAGAACCTATCAGGATTTGTTATCCTGCCTGA
- a CDS encoding DedA family protein — protein sequence MNRSAKWWLAIAFVLLSGVVAYFVSSEENAWTLIGIFFGTFVSEDLASISAGLLSGSGQLDFVSATAAAFLGIFVGDLIIFGLGYFIGRPILCHRWSRWLVSERAVDRAQRAFEKHGIWIILMTRFIPGTRTATYFSAGSVHAPVLPFVLVFALAALLWTPLLVGISAVIGKQLIEFYEVYEAFALPAILFAGLALYFIFHYGIPLLTWRGRRQLRGKWMRAVRWEFWPVWQVNWAVLLHVVYLGLVRYRRPMLVTAVNPCMPHGGIIGESKGALMQTISPSCEGLLAWEQVKPGTPSERIQAVREIMAEKGLKYPVVLKPDEGQRGLAVEIIPDEPVAHEWLGKTPGTAILQEYAGGKEYGIFYARFPSKPEGRIISITRKEQLSITGNGEDTVEDLIYQHPRAIAMLNLFLARFDKQLDRVPDSGEEIPLGQLGTHALGSLFLDGKDLLTPELSRCVDRIAKAIPGFYFGRFDFKAEGDEALKAGRGLKVLEVNGATSESTHIYDPQYGLFHAWQTLFAQWRLAHEIALENAAAGVPVSSFRDFVRDILAGFRRQRKLTDI from the coding sequence ATGAATCGTTCCGCAAAATGGTGGCTCGCTATCGCGTTTGTCTTGTTGAGTGGCGTTGTGGCATATTTCGTCTCGAGCGAAGAGAACGCTTGGACTCTCATCGGCATATTCTTCGGCACTTTTGTTTCCGAGGACCTGGCAAGCATTAGTGCAGGCTTGCTTTCGGGATCCGGCCAGTTGGATTTTGTCTCTGCCACGGCAGCTGCTTTCCTTGGCATCTTTGTCGGAGACCTCATCATTTTCGGACTTGGATACTTTATCGGTCGCCCAATCCTGTGCCATCGCTGGTCGCGTTGGCTGGTTTCCGAGCGTGCCGTGGATCGCGCACAGCGCGCTTTCGAAAAACACGGAATCTGGATTATCCTCATGACCCGTTTCATTCCCGGAACGCGGACGGCCACCTATTTTTCCGCCGGATCAGTCCATGCGCCGGTACTTCCTTTTGTTTTAGTGTTTGCCCTCGCAGCACTTCTCTGGACACCCCTGCTGGTGGGAATAAGCGCTGTAATCGGAAAGCAACTGATCGAATTTTACGAAGTGTACGAGGCCTTTGCCTTACCTGCTATTCTTTTTGCGGGCCTAGCCTTGTATTTTATTTTCCACTACGGAATTCCTCTTTTAACATGGCGTGGCCGGCGGCAATTACGTGGCAAGTGGATGCGTGCGGTCCGCTGGGAATTCTGGCCTGTCTGGCAAGTCAACTGGGCCGTCCTGCTTCATGTCGTTTATCTTGGCCTGGTCCGATACCGTCGCCCGATGCTTGTCACAGCAGTAAACCCCTGCATGCCTCACGGTGGAATAATCGGGGAGAGCAAGGGCGCTTTGATGCAGACGATTTCCCCTTCGTGCGAAGGGCTTCTGGCATGGGAACAAGTTAAACCCGGTACCCCTTCGGAGCGCATTCAGGCTGTGCGTGAAATCATGGCTGAAAAGGGGCTCAAGTATCCGGTTGTCTTGAAGCCAGACGAAGGTCAGCGCGGTCTTGCGGTGGAAATCATACCCGATGAGCCCGTTGCGCACGAATGGCTGGGGAAAACTCCAGGAACCGCTATCCTTCAGGAATATGCCGGAGGGAAAGAGTACGGCATTTTCTATGCCCGGTTCCCGAGCAAGCCGGAGGGCCGGATTATATCCATCACCCGCAAGGAGCAGCTTTCGATTACCGGCAACGGGGAGGACACTGTGGAGGATTTGATCTATCAACACCCACGGGCCATCGCCATGCTGAATCTGTTTCTTGCCCGCTTTGACAAGCAACTGGACCGGGTCCCCGATTCCGGGGAGGAAATTCCCCTCGGCCAGCTCGGGACTCACGCCCTTGGGTCCCTCTTCCTCGACGGGAAGGACTTATTGACACCAGAGCTGAGTCGTTGCGTGGACCGAATCGCGAAGGCCATCCCGGGGTTCTATTTTGGCCGCTTTGATTTCAAGGCGGAGGGAGATGAAGCACTCAAGGCTGGGCGCGGCCTCAAGGTCCTCGAAGTCAACGGTGCGACCTCTGAGTCAACCCATATCTATGATCCCCAATACGGGCTTTTTCATGCATGGCAGACCCTCTTTGCCCAGTGGCGGTTAGCGCATGAGATCGCCCTTGAAAATGCTGCTGCTGGTGTTCCTGTCAGCTCCTTCCGCGACTTTGTCCGGGACATCCTTGCCGGCTTTAGGCGGCAGAGAAAATTAACGGACATCTGA
- the polX gene encoding DNA polymerase/3'-5' exonuclease PolX, with protein sequence MEVRDIASRLEEIGVLLELKGENPFKVRAYQSGARTLESLEEDLDILIEEERLNEVKGIGQALTEKIIELRTTGELPFYDKLRASIPDGLIEMLEIPGFGPKKIRKVHKALGVETIDALKEVCESGQIAELPGFGAKSAANILSGIENRIAYGKRHLWWDVEKVALPLLEGLRSLPEVDRAEVAGSFRRARETVGDLDFIVASSRPAPIMEWFTTRKNVVEVSAKGETKSSVRFDGGLQADLRVVPGDRFVFALHHFTGSKDHNVKMRQRALGLGLSLSEWGIFNKGDEPSEESGKAYDRPLAKKGIEEEADLFEALGLDFVPPERREGIDEIELAEKHKLEKPLPLDVLKGTFHNHTKASDGHNTLEEMSQAAADMGLEYIGIADHSKASFQANGLSEERLLEQVREIHALNKNRGKRAHLFAGSEVDILKDGSLDFEKDILKELDYCVLSVHGSMSGQSETEMTQRIIRAIETDTGCLKILGHPTGRLLLRREGYAVNVRKLIDAARDNGVLIELNANPWRMDMDWRYWAYAKEQGVPCVITPDAHRIDDLAFLRVGILTARKAGLTPVDVFNASSLDKIKSALKKAKA encoded by the coding sequence ATGGAAGTTCGCGATATTGCCAGCCGTTTGGAAGAGATCGGCGTCTTGCTTGAACTCAAGGGGGAGAACCCCTTCAAGGTTCGCGCATACCAGTCCGGCGCCCGCACCCTGGAGAGCCTTGAGGAAGACCTCGATATATTGATCGAAGAGGAGCGGCTAAATGAAGTGAAGGGCATTGGGCAGGCCTTGACGGAGAAGATTATCGAACTCAGGACAACCGGAGAACTTCCCTTTTATGACAAGCTGCGCGCCTCAATTCCGGATGGATTGATCGAGATGCTGGAGATACCGGGTTTTGGACCGAAGAAAATCCGGAAGGTCCACAAGGCCCTCGGAGTCGAGACCATTGATGCCTTGAAGGAGGTTTGCGAGTCCGGCCAGATCGCGGAACTTCCGGGTTTCGGGGCAAAGTCCGCAGCGAATATCCTTAGCGGAATTGAAAACCGCATTGCTTACGGCAAGCGTCACCTTTGGTGGGATGTGGAGAAGGTTGCCTTACCGCTGCTTGAAGGGCTGCGGAGCTTGCCGGAAGTCGACCGGGCGGAGGTAGCTGGAAGTTTCCGGCGTGCCCGGGAAACGGTGGGTGACCTCGACTTCATTGTCGCCTCCTCCAGGCCCGCCCCGATCATGGAGTGGTTCACAACACGCAAAAACGTGGTTGAGGTCTCCGCCAAAGGGGAGACTAAATCGAGCGTGCGGTTTGATGGTGGCCTGCAAGCCGATCTTCGGGTTGTCCCCGGGGACCGTTTTGTTTTTGCCCTGCACCACTTCACGGGTTCCAAGGATCACAATGTCAAGATGCGCCAGCGTGCGCTTGGCCTGGGCTTGTCGTTGTCAGAGTGGGGGATTTTCAACAAGGGCGATGAGCCATCCGAAGAGAGTGGTAAAGCCTATGATCGCCCCCTTGCCAAAAAGGGCATCGAGGAGGAAGCGGATCTTTTCGAGGCGCTTGGTCTCGATTTTGTCCCGCCGGAGCGACGCGAGGGAATCGACGAGATCGAGCTGGCGGAAAAGCACAAGCTTGAGAAGCCCTTGCCGCTTGATGTCCTGAAGGGAACCTTCCACAACCACACCAAGGCTTCCGACGGGCACAATACTCTTGAGGAAATGTCCCAGGCCGCGGCTGACATGGGACTGGAATACATTGGGATTGCGGATCACTCCAAGGCAAGTTTTCAGGCCAACGGTTTGTCGGAAGAGCGCCTGCTCGAACAGGTCCGGGAAATTCATGCACTGAACAAGAATCGTGGTAAGCGGGCCCATCTTTTTGCCGGTTCGGAAGTTGATATTCTCAAGGACGGATCACTTGATTTTGAAAAGGACATTCTGAAGGAATTGGATTACTGCGTCCTCTCCGTTCACGGTTCGATGAGTGGCCAGAGTGAGACGGAGATGACTCAGCGGATCATACGCGCAATTGAAACCGACACGGGTTGTCTGAAAATCCTCGGACATCCAACCGGTCGACTGCTTCTCCGTCGCGAGGGGTATGCTGTGAACGTACGCAAACTGATTGATGCTGCCCGTGACAATGGAGTCCTTATTGAACTGAATGCCAATCCCTGGCGCATGGACATGGATTGGCGCTATTGGGCCTATGCGAAGGAGCAAGGTGTCCCCTGCGTCATAACGCCTGATGCACACAGGATTGATGACCTGGCGTTTTTGAGGGTTGGCATCCTTACCGCCCGCAAGGCAGGGCTCACTCCGGTCGACGTGTTCAACGCCTCTTCCCTTGACAAAATAAAGAGCGCATTAAAGAAGGCCAAGGCATGA
- a CDS encoding ThuA domain-containing protein encodes MIKVTVWNEYVHEKEHELVQKIYPEGIHKAIAKGLTFMAAEDELSVRTATLEQPEHGLSEEILKNTDVLIWWGHCAHDQVQDGIVERVHSRVLQGMGLIVLHSGHFSKIFKRLMGTPCALKWREAGERERLWVVNPGHPIAEGIGPCIELENTEMYGEPFSIPEPEEQVFISWFEGGEVFRSGNCWHRGNGKVFYFRPGHETYPIYHDKTIQRVIYNAVKWARPQGWWKDISEGPNVPTEKAPEPIKQKGGSVH; translated from the coding sequence ATGATCAAGGTCACTGTCTGGAACGAATACGTGCACGAGAAAGAGCATGAGCTCGTGCAAAAAATCTATCCTGAGGGAATCCACAAGGCTATTGCGAAGGGACTGACCTTCATGGCTGCTGAGGACGAGTTGTCCGTGAGGACGGCTACTTTGGAACAACCGGAGCATGGCCTGTCGGAGGAGATTCTTAAAAATACCGATGTCCTGATTTGGTGGGGACACTGTGCCCACGATCAGGTTCAGGACGGGATTGTTGAGAGGGTTCATTCGCGCGTCCTCCAGGGAATGGGGCTGATCGTGCTTCACTCCGGGCACTTCTCAAAAATCTTCAAGCGGCTCATGGGAACACCCTGCGCACTCAAGTGGCGCGAGGCCGGTGAGCGCGAGCGGCTCTGGGTGGTCAATCCCGGCCATCCCATCGCGGAGGGCATTGGCCCCTGTATCGAATTGGAGAATACAGAAATGTACGGGGAACCTTTTTCCATTCCCGAACCGGAGGAGCAGGTCTTTATCTCATGGTTCGAGGGTGGCGAGGTTTTCCGGAGCGGCAACTGCTGGCATCGCGGAAACGGAAAGGTGTTCTATTTCCGTCCGGGGCACGAAACGTACCCGATTTATCATGACAAGACGATTCAGCGTGTCATCTACAACGCGGTGAAATGGGCCCGCCCACAAGGTTGGTGGAAGGATATTTCAGAAGGTCCCAACGTACCGACTGAAAAGGCACCGGAGCCAATTAAGCAGAAGGGCGGAAGCGTTCATTAA
- the msrB gene encoding peptide-methionine (R)-S-oxide reductase MsrB, which yields MEEKPSAPEEVSAPEKLEESDWKERLTPEQYRILRQAGTERPNGDVYHQFKDQGAGKYFCAGCGTMLFSSEHKFDSRCGWPSFWDPAAIDSIETRTDMSLGMKRVEVVCANCKGHLGHLFEGEGFDTPTDQRFCINGTVLTFVPDEK from the coding sequence ATGGAAGAAAAACCAAGCGCACCTGAAGAAGTATCTGCTCCGGAAAAGCTGGAAGAGTCCGACTGGAAGGAACGGTTGACTCCCGAGCAATATCGAATCCTTCGACAAGCCGGGACGGAACGTCCGAATGGCGATGTCTATCATCAATTCAAGGACCAGGGTGCCGGAAAATATTTTTGTGCCGGATGCGGAACGATGCTCTTCTCATCAGAGCACAAGTTTGACTCGCGTTGTGGCTGGCCCTCCTTCTGGGACCCCGCCGCTATCGATAGCATCGAAACCCGCACCGACATGAGCCTCGGCATGAAGCGCGTGGAAGTGGTCTGTGCCAACTGTAAGGGACACCTCGGGCACCTTTTTGAAGGCGAAGGCTTCGACACCCCAACCGATCAACGTTTCTGCATCAACGGGACCGTGCTGACATTTGTGCCGGACGAGAAATAA
- the folE2 gene encoding GTP cyclohydrolase FolE2, producing MTTEYRQSLPDTQNRDAAEILGANVPILQVGISNFRLPLRVMSAKGDPISLEVSVTGTVSLGADKKGINMSRIMRIFYEFKDRVFTPELLEEILIAYKEKIGSSRARLKLGFSYPIIKKSLRSDMEGYQYYEVAYEGILDDLGRFRKQIHFDFVYSSACPCASDLSEHARETRGQYAIAHSQRSKARVSIEVRPGKTVNIEDLQAICDKALLTETQVMVRREDEQAFAELNGDQTKFVEDAARLLYEAIDSDPRISDFQVACAHLESLHSHDAVAVINKGVDHGFPGHIDDFRSLIC from the coding sequence GTGACTACTGAATACAGACAATCCCTGCCCGATACACAAAACCGTGATGCCGCCGAGATCCTCGGGGCAAACGTCCCGATTCTGCAGGTCGGCATATCCAATTTCCGCCTGCCGCTACGCGTTATGTCAGCCAAGGGAGACCCGATCAGCCTGGAAGTCTCGGTAACTGGAACCGTTTCCCTCGGCGCGGACAAGAAGGGCATCAACATGTCCCGGATCATGCGGATTTTCTATGAGTTCAAGGACCGGGTTTTCACACCCGAGCTGCTTGAGGAGATCCTGATTGCCTACAAGGAGAAGATTGGCTCAAGCCGGGCCCGGCTGAAGCTGGGCTTCAGCTATCCGATCATCAAGAAGAGCCTCCGCAGCGACATGGAAGGCTACCAATATTACGAAGTGGCGTATGAAGGCATCCTCGATGATCTCGGGCGCTTCCGCAAACAGATCCATTTTGATTTTGTCTACAGTTCGGCCTGTCCCTGTGCCTCCGACCTCTCGGAGCATGCGCGGGAGACCCGCGGCCAGTATGCAATTGCCCATTCCCAGCGCAGCAAGGCACGCGTCAGTATCGAGGTGCGCCCCGGCAAAACGGTCAACATTGAGGATTTGCAGGCGATCTGCGACAAGGCCTTGCTGACCGAGACACAGGTCATGGTCCGCCGCGAAGATGAGCAGGCATTTGCCGAGCTCAATGGTGACCAGACCAAGTTTGTCGAGGATGCTGCCCGCTTGCTGTATGAAGCCATCGATTCGGATCCGCGCATTTCCGACTTCCAGGTTGCCTGCGCGCACTTGGAATCCCTGCACAGCCACGACGCAGTCGCGGTGATCAACAAGGGGGTCGATCACGGCTTTCCGGGTCATATCGATGATTTTCGCAGCCTGATTTGTTAA
- a CDS encoding MBL fold metallo-hydrolase, translating to MGFRFQILGTSSSGNCALIETRQTRILLDAGFSGRRLVALLNAIGKPIETVDAVFLTHEHSDHTAGLRGLARHQHLKFFANYGTAQVAQRKLNQDLSWKIFETGTPFQFKDIAVQTMLLPHDAMEPVGYVFRTGGGDLFEPPGSIAWITDLGHAPANLAELVRDVQLLVLEANHDPDLLEQDVKRPHSVKQRITGRHGHLSNAAARAFLESVKQPKWQRVLLAHLSKDCNHPEKVHQVMGNGGCPWPVECLDPNQLIFPEIDLAAL from the coding sequence ATGGGGTTTCGCTTCCAGATTCTTGGTACCAGTAGTTCAGGCAATTGTGCCTTGATCGAGACACGGCAGACGCGGATTTTACTGGACGCTGGCTTCAGTGGACGGCGTTTAGTGGCCCTCTTGAATGCTATCGGGAAACCGATTGAGACCGTGGATGCGGTCTTCCTGACCCATGAGCATAGTGACCACACGGCCGGTCTCCGCGGACTGGCGCGTCATCAGCATCTCAAGTTTTTCGCGAATTATGGCACGGCACAGGTGGCCCAGAGAAAACTGAATCAGGATCTGTCATGGAAAATTTTCGAGACAGGGACCCCTTTTCAATTCAAGGATATAGCCGTTCAAACAATGCTTCTACCGCACGACGCGATGGAGCCGGTGGGTTATGTATTCCGAACCGGCGGTGGCGATCTGTTTGAGCCTCCCGGAAGCATCGCCTGGATAACGGACCTGGGCCATGCGCCCGCCAATCTGGCGGAGCTTGTCCGTGACGTGCAATTGCTCGTACTGGAAGCCAATCATGACCCGGATCTTCTCGAGCAGGATGTCAAGCGCCCCCATTCTGTGAAACAGCGGATCACTGGTCGCCACGGACACCTCTCCAACGCGGCTGCCCGCGCCTTCCTCGAATCGGTCAAGCAGCCCAAGTGGCAGCGTGTCCTGCTGGCTCACCTGAGCAAGGATTGCAACCATCCCGAGAAGGTGCACCAGGTGATGGGAAATGGCGGCTGCCCATGGCCGGTTGAATGCCTCGATCCCAATCAACTGATCTTCCCGGAAATCGACCTGGCCGCGCTGTAG
- a CDS encoding dihydrofolate reductase codes for MKSHPWKAIAAMSENRVIGNRGQIPWHLPEDFKWVKACTEGQVIAMGRKTFESMGRPLPKRENIVISRSAEEIPGCTVLPSLDALEAYTTDREIWIFGGAQIYAQAFDRIGELYLTIVKGSFEGDTFFPPFEDQFDLAETVREEPAFKILKYVHKANGK; via the coding sequence ATGAAATCCCATCCCTGGAAAGCCATCGCGGCCATGTCTGAAAACCGTGTCATCGGAAATCGCGGACAGATCCCATGGCACCTCCCGGAAGATTTCAAGTGGGTCAAAGCCTGCACGGAGGGACAGGTCATTGCCATGGGGCGGAAAACCTTCGAGTCGATGGGTCGGCCCCTTCCCAAGCGCGAAAACATTGTCATTTCACGCTCCGCGGAGGAAATCCCAGGCTGCACCGTCCTGCCGTCGCTGGACGCTCTTGAGGCATACACAACCGACCGCGAAATCTGGATCTTTGGCGGGGCGCAGATCTACGCCCAGGCATTTGACCGGATCGGTGAGCTTTACCTGACAATCGTCAAGGGCTCCTTCGAGGGAGACACTTTTTTCCCGCCCTTTGAGGACCAGTTTGATCTCGCTGAAACTGTCCGGGAGGAGCCCGCTTTCAAGATCCTCAAATACGTGCACAAGGCCAACGGAAAGTGA